The Geobacillus stearothermophilus ATCC 12980 genome contains a region encoding:
- the metH gene encoding methionine synthase, with protein MANVTLEQQLQRKILVIDGAMGTMIQRANLSAADFGGEAYEGCNEYLTLTAPHIIRRIHEAYLEAGADIIETNTFGATRIVLDEYGLGHLALELNIEAAKLAKQTAESFSTPDWPRFVAGSMGPTTKTLSVTGGATFEELVAAYEEQARGLLLGGVDLLLLETCQDTLNVKAGFLGISKAFEAVGRRVPLMISGTIEPMGTTLAGQAIDAFFISVRHMKPIAVGLNCATGPEFMTDHLRTLASLADTAVSCYPNAGLPDEEGRYHETPEMLAEKIRRFAEKGWINIVGGCCGTTPDHIRAIAEAVRDLPPRAIPSSFDVHAVSGIEALIYDETMRPLFVGERTNVIGSRKFKRLIAEGKYEEAAEIARAQVKNGAHVIDICLADPDRDELHDMEQFVREVVKKVKVPLVIDSTDERVIERALTYSQGKAIINSINLEDGEERFAKVVPLLHKYGAAVVVGTIDEQGMAVTAERKLEIALRSYDLLVNRYGVPARDIIFDPLVFPVGTGDEQYIGAANETIKGIRLIKERLPHCLTMLGISNVSFGLPPAGREVLNSVFLYRCTQAGLDYAIVNTEKLERFASIPEEEVRMAEALLFDTSDETLNTFIEFYRSKITAAKPAEENLSLEERLARYVIEGSKDGLIPDLEKALETYSDPLSIINGPLMAGMDEVGRLFNNNQLIVAEVLQSAEVMKAAVAFLEPYMEKKEGSTKGKVILATVKGDVHDIGKNLVDIILSNNGYEVIDLGIKVAPQQLIEAVREHQPDIIGLSGLLVKSAQQMVVTAQDLRQAGISTPILVGGAALTRKFTENKIAPEYDGVVLYAKDAMDGLALANQIQQGEIDYKKKETAESEPTRPTAVAATVKSNVSTDVPVYIPADLERHVLRNVPLDHVLPYVNWQMVLGHHLGLKGKVKRLLEEKDEKALALKAVVDELVAEAKERGWIQPAGVYRFFPAQSDGNRVYVYDPVDRKTVLETFDFPRQPRAPYLCLADYLKSKESGEMDYVGLFAVTAGHGVRELAQRWKEEGEFLKSHAIQALALEIAEGFAERIHQIMRDRWGFPDDPDFTMEERFAAKYQGQRYSFGYPACPNLEDQEKLFRLLHPEDIGIRLTDGYMMEPEASVSAIVFAHPEARYFNVL; from the coding sequence ATGGCTAACGTCACCTTAGAACAGCAGCTGCAAAGAAAAATTCTTGTCATCGATGGCGCCATGGGCACGATGATCCAAAGAGCCAACCTATCGGCCGCCGACTTTGGCGGCGAGGCGTATGAAGGGTGCAACGAATATTTGACCCTCACCGCCCCGCATATCATCCGCCGCATTCATGAAGCGTACCTAGAAGCCGGTGCTGATATCATTGAAACGAACACGTTCGGAGCGACACGCATCGTGCTTGACGAATATGGCCTCGGTCATTTGGCGCTTGAGCTGAACATCGAAGCGGCCAAACTCGCCAAACAAACGGCTGAGTCGTTCTCCACCCCGGACTGGCCGCGCTTTGTCGCCGGTTCGATGGGGCCGACGACGAAAACGTTGTCGGTGACAGGCGGCGCAACGTTTGAAGAACTCGTCGCCGCCTACGAAGAACAAGCGCGCGGACTGCTCTTAGGAGGCGTCGACCTTCTCCTACTCGAGACGTGCCAAGATACGCTGAATGTCAAAGCCGGTTTTCTCGGCATTTCGAAGGCGTTTGAAGCGGTCGGTCGCCGCGTGCCGCTCATGATTTCCGGCACGATCGAACCGATGGGCACGACACTCGCCGGGCAGGCGATCGATGCGTTTTTCATCTCGGTGCGCCATATGAAGCCGATCGCCGTCGGCTTAAACTGCGCGACAGGCCCCGAGTTTATGACCGACCATTTGCGCACGCTCGCCTCGCTCGCTGACACGGCGGTCAGCTGCTACCCGAACGCCGGTCTGCCGGATGAGGAAGGCCGCTACCATGAAACGCCGGAGATGTTGGCAGAGAAAATCCGCCGCTTTGCCGAAAAGGGATGGATCAACATCGTCGGCGGGTGTTGCGGTACGACGCCGGATCATATCCGCGCCATTGCCGAAGCGGTGCGTGATCTCCCGCCGCGGGCGATCCCGTCTTCGTTTGATGTCCACGCCGTTTCCGGCATCGAGGCGCTCATCTATGATGAAACGATGCGCCCGCTCTTTGTCGGCGAGCGGACAAACGTGATCGGCTCGCGCAAATTCAAACGCCTCATCGCCGAAGGGAAATACGAAGAAGCGGCGGAAATCGCCCGCGCCCAAGTGAAAAACGGCGCCCATGTCATCGACATTTGCCTCGCCGACCCAGACCGCGACGAACTCCATGACATGGAACAGTTCGTCCGCGAAGTCGTGAAAAAAGTGAAAGTGCCGCTTGTCATCGATTCGACCGACGAGCGCGTCATTGAACGCGCCCTCACCTACTCGCAAGGGAAAGCGATCATCAATTCGATCAACTTGGAAGACGGCGAGGAGCGGTTTGCGAAAGTCGTTCCTCTCTTGCACAAATACGGCGCCGCTGTCGTCGTCGGCACGATCGATGAACAAGGGATGGCGGTCACCGCCGAACGGAAGCTGGAAATTGCCTTGCGTTCGTATGACTTGCTCGTTAACCGCTACGGGGTGCCGGCGCGCGACATCATTTTCGATCCGCTCGTCTTCCCGGTCGGCACCGGTGATGAGCAATACATCGGCGCGGCGAATGAAACGATCAAAGGCATCCGCCTCATTAAAGAGCGGCTGCCTCATTGCTTGACGATGCTCGGCATCAGCAACGTCTCGTTCGGCTTGCCGCCGGCCGGGCGCGAGGTGCTCAACTCCGTCTTTTTGTACCGTTGCACGCAAGCTGGGCTCGATTATGCGATCGTCAACACTGAGAAGCTTGAGCGGTTCGCCTCGATTCCGGAAGAGGAAGTGCGGATGGCCGAAGCGCTTTTGTTTGACACGAGCGATGAAACATTAAACACCTTTATCGAATTTTACCGAAGCAAAATCACCGCCGCCAAGCCGGCTGAGGAGAACTTGAGCCTTGAAGAGCGGCTCGCCCGCTACGTCATTGAAGGGTCGAAAGACGGGCTCATTCCCGATTTAGAGAAGGCGCTTGAGACCTACTCCGATCCGCTTTCGATCATCAACGGTCCGCTTATGGCCGGCATGGATGAAGTCGGGCGGCTGTTCAACAACAACCAGCTCATCGTCGCTGAAGTATTGCAAAGCGCGGAAGTGATGAAAGCAGCGGTCGCCTTTTTAGAGCCGTATATGGAAAAGAAAGAAGGAAGCACAAAAGGAAAAGTCATTCTCGCCACCGTCAAAGGCGATGTGCATGATATCGGCAAAAACTTGGTCGACATCATTTTAAGCAACAACGGCTACGAGGTGATCGACCTCGGCATTAAAGTCGCTCCGCAGCAACTCATTGAAGCGGTGCGCGAACATCAGCCCGACATCATCGGGTTGTCGGGCTTGCTTGTCAAATCGGCCCAACAGATGGTCGTCACCGCCCAAGATTTGCGGCAAGCCGGCATCTCAACGCCCATTTTAGTCGGCGGCGCCGCCTTGACGCGCAAATTTACCGAAAACAAAATCGCACCCGAATACGACGGCGTCGTCCTGTACGCGAAAGACGCCATGGACGGGCTTGCCCTTGCCAACCAAATCCAGCAGGGCGAGATTGACTACAAGAAAAAAGAAACGGCCGAAAGCGAGCCGACGCGGCCAACAGCCGTTGCCGCAACGGTCAAATCGAACGTCTCGACCGACGTTCCCGTCTACATCCCGGCCGATCTCGAGCGCCACGTGCTGCGAAACGTGCCGCTTGACCATGTGTTGCCGTACGTCAACTGGCAAATGGTGCTCGGCCACCACCTCGGCTTGAAAGGAAAAGTGAAGCGGCTGCTTGAAGAGAAAGACGAAAAAGCGTTGGCGTTAAAAGCGGTCGTCGACGAACTCGTTGCCGAAGCGAAAGAACGCGGCTGGATTCAGCCCGCCGGCGTCTACCGCTTCTTCCCTGCACAAAGCGACGGCAACCGCGTCTACGTTTACGATCCGGTTGATCGCAAAACCGTGCTCGAGACGTTCGACTTCCCGCGCCAACCGCGGGCGCCGTATCTTTGCCTCGCCGATTATTTGAAATCGAAAGAAAGCGGCGAAATGGATTACGTCGGCTTGTTCGCCGTCACGGCCGGGCATGGCGTCCGCGAACTCGCCCAGCGCTGGAAGGAAGAAGGCGAATTTTTGAAAAGCCATGCCATCCAAGCGTTGGCGCTCGAGATTGCCGAAGGGTTCGCCGAACGAATCCATCAAATTATGCGCGACCGCTGGGGCTTCCCGGACGACCCGGATTTCACGATGGAAGAGCGCTTCGCCGCCAAATACCAGGGCCAGCGCTACTCGTTCGGCTACCCGGCCTGTCCGAACTTGGAAGACCAGGAGAAACTGTTCCGTCTGCTTCATCCAGAAGACATCGGCATCCGCCTCACCGACGGCTATATGATGGAACCCGAAGCATCGGTTTCGGCGATCGTCTTCGCCCATCCGGAAGCGCGGTATTTCAATGTGTTATAA
- a CDS encoding bifunctional homocysteine S-methyltransferase/methylenetetrahydrofolate reductase has translation MGLLDELKERILIADGAMGTLLYSHGIDRCFEELNLSNPDEIVHIHEAYIAAGADVIQTNTYGANYVKLARYGLEDEVPAINRAAVRLARQAANGRAYVLGTIGGLRTLNKSVVTLEEVKRTFREQLFVLLAEGVDGVLLETYYDLEELETVLAIARKETDLPIIAHVSLHEVGVLQDGTPLADALIRLEALGADVVGLNCRLGPYHMLRSLEEVPLPKQAFLSAYPNASLPDYRDGRLVYETNAEYFEETAKAFRDQGVRLIGGCCGTTPKHIEAMAKALADRTPVTEKTVKRRTASVSVQADRPAPTPLPELARTYRSVIVELDPPKQLGIDKFLAGAKALHDAGIDALTLADNSLATPRISNAAVATIIKEQLGIRPLVHITCRDRNLIGLQSHLMGLHTLGITDVLAITGDPSKIGDFPGATSVYDLSSFDLIRLIRQFNEGLSYSGKPLGQKTNFSIGAAFNPNVRHLDKAVERMEKKIQCGAHYFLTQPIYSEEKIVEVYEATKHLDTPIYIGIMPLVSARNADFLHHEVPGITLSDEIRARMAACGSDPVQAAKEGIAIAKSLIDAAFDLFNGIYLITPFLRYDMTVELVRYIHEKEAAAKERKVVHG, from the coding sequence GTGGGATTGCTGGATGAGTTGAAAGAGCGCATTCTCATCGCCGACGGGGCGATGGGAACGCTTTTATATTCGCACGGCATTGACCGTTGTTTTGAAGAATTGAATTTATCCAATCCAGATGAAATCGTCCATATTCATGAAGCGTATATCGCCGCGGGCGCCGACGTCATTCAGACGAATACATACGGCGCCAACTATGTGAAACTCGCCCGCTACGGCCTTGAAGATGAGGTGCCGGCCATCAACCGCGCGGCGGTGCGGCTCGCCAGGCAAGCGGCGAACGGGCGGGCATACGTGCTCGGAACGATCGGGGGGCTGCGCACGTTAAACAAAAGCGTCGTCACGCTTGAAGAAGTGAAACGGACGTTTCGCGAGCAGCTGTTTGTCCTGCTGGCTGAAGGAGTCGACGGCGTGCTGCTCGAGACGTATTACGATTTGGAAGAGTTGGAGACGGTGCTTGCCATCGCCCGCAAAGAGACCGACTTGCCGATTATCGCTCACGTCTCGCTCCATGAAGTCGGCGTCTTGCAAGATGGCACGCCGCTCGCGGACGCCCTTATCCGCCTGGAGGCGCTCGGGGCCGATGTCGTCGGACTGAACTGTCGTCTCGGTCCATATCATATGCTTCGGTCGCTCGAGGAAGTGCCGCTGCCAAAGCAGGCGTTTTTGTCGGCGTATCCGAATGCGAGCCTCCCGGATTACCGCGATGGCCGGCTTGTCTATGAGACGAACGCTGAATATTTCGAGGAAACAGCCAAAGCGTTCCGCGACCAAGGGGTGCGCTTGATCGGCGGGTGCTGCGGCACGACGCCGAAACATATTGAGGCAATGGCAAAGGCGCTCGCCGACCGGACGCCGGTGACGGAAAAAACGGTGAAGCGGCGCACGGCATCTGTATCGGTGCAAGCCGATCGGCCCGCGCCGACTCCGCTTCCCGAGCTCGCCCGCACGTACCGCTCGGTCATTGTGGAGCTAGATCCGCCGAAGCAACTCGGCATTGACAAGTTTCTTGCTGGGGCGAAAGCGCTCCATGACGCCGGCATCGATGCGCTGACGTTGGCCGACAACTCGCTCGCCACGCCGCGCATCAGCAACGCCGCTGTCGCCACGATCATCAAGGAGCAACTCGGCATCCGCCCGCTTGTGCATATTACATGCCGCGATCGCAATTTGATCGGCTTACAGTCGCATTTGATGGGCTTGCATACGCTCGGCATCACCGACGTGCTCGCCATTACCGGCGACCCGTCGAAAATCGGCGACTTCCCAGGAGCAACGTCGGTGTATGATTTATCATCGTTCGATTTGATCCGCTTGATCCGCCAGTTTAACGAAGGGCTGTCGTACTCGGGCAAACCGCTTGGGCAAAAAACGAACTTCTCGATCGGCGCTGCGTTCAACCCGAACGTCCGCCATTTGGATAAAGCAGTTGAGCGAATGGAGAAAAAAATTCAATGCGGCGCCCACTATTTCTTGACCCAGCCGATTTACTCGGAAGAGAAAATCGTTGAAGTGTACGAAGCAACCAAGCATCTTGACACGCCGATTTACATCGGCATTATGCCGCTTGTGAGCGCGCGCAACGCCGACTTTTTGCATCATGAAGTGCCGGGCATTACGCTCTCTGACGAGATTCGCGCCCGCATGGCCGCCTGCGGCAGCGACCCGGTGCAAGCAGCCAAGGAAGGCATCGCTATCGCCAAATCGCTCATTGACGCTGCGTTTGATTTGTTTAACGGCATTTATTTGATCACGCCGTTCTTGCGCTATGACATGACAGTCGAGCTCGTCCGCTACATTCACGAAAAAGAAGCGGCCGCCAAAGAAAGGAAGGTTGTTCATGGCTAA
- a CDS encoding zinc ribbon domain-containing protein — MKSIKPGRVPSMQGLFGSIAAVLFGIFWMVMTFSITADSPFPAARFFPFFGLVVIAIGVFQAIYHYKNATGKQRMSLLDIVVSEEEPDPLNVRFGGKEKTNKYCPYCGEHVQRDFQFCPRCGKAPSP, encoded by the coding sequence TTGAAAAGCATCAAACCCGGCCGCGTCCCGTCGATGCAAGGGCTGTTCGGCAGCATCGCCGCTGTGTTGTTCGGCATCTTTTGGATGGTGATGACCTTCTCCATCACCGCGGACTCGCCGTTTCCCGCCGCCCGCTTTTTTCCGTTTTTCGGCCTTGTCGTCATCGCCATCGGTGTATTTCAAGCAATTTACCATTACAAAAATGCGACGGGAAAACAACGCATGTCCTTATTGGACATTGTCGTCAGCGAGGAAGAGCCCGACCCACTGAACGTCCGATTTGGAGGCAAAGAGAAAACAAACAAGTATTGCCCATACTGCGGAGAACATGTGCAGCGTGATTTTCAGTTTTGCCCCCGATGCGGGAAAGCGCCGAGCCCTTGA
- a CDS encoding uberolysin/carnocyclin family circular bacteriocin, with translation MSLLALVAGTLGVSQSIATTVVSIVLTGSTLISIILGITAILSGGVDVILEIGWSAFVATVKKIVAERGKAAAIAW, from the coding sequence ATGAGTTTGCTGGCGCTTGTTGCCGGGACGCTCGGCGTGTCACAGTCAATCGCGACGACGGTTGTTTCGATTGTGTTGACCGGCTCCACTCTCATTTCTATTATTCTTGGGATCACCGCTATTTTGTCAGGTGGAGTCGACGTCATTTTGGAAATTGGGTGGTCAGCTTTTGTCGCGACGGTGAAAAAAATAGTGGCGGAACGAGGAAAAGCAGCAGCGATTGCATGGTAA
- a CDS encoding stage II sporulation protein M: MIRRAIHTHLPYMLLSLGVYIVCFAFGAVIFSQKLTIHPTSMAFWTTLGHNLMVGAILMVGGWLTLGMANTLYLGYNAAMLGVIVRGVATGYGMQPLMTGVFPHAIPEIIGHILFCTLGYETWRFLQIVKKRARGEEETLYIRDILFLLVLAVALLIISAWLESTVSHV; the protein is encoded by the coding sequence GTGATCAGACGAGCGATTCACACTCATTTGCCGTATATGTTATTGTCGTTAGGTGTGTACATTGTATGTTTTGCTTTTGGAGCAGTGATTTTTTCACAAAAGCTTACGATTCATCCGACTTCCATGGCGTTTTGGACCACTTTAGGCCACAACTTGATGGTTGGAGCCATTTTGATGGTTGGCGGATGGCTGACGCTAGGAATGGCCAATACCCTTTATCTCGGTTACAACGCAGCAATGCTAGGCGTGATCGTGAGAGGAGTCGCCACAGGATATGGCATGCAGCCGTTGATGACCGGTGTCTTTCCTCACGCGATTCCTGAAATCATCGGCCATATCTTGTTTTGTACATTAGGGTACGAGACATGGCGGTTTCTTCAAATCGTCAAAAAAAGAGCAAGAGGAGAAGAAGAAACGCTCTATATACGGGATATCCTCTTTTTACTAGTGCTGGCGGTCGCGCTGCTCATCATCTCAGCATGGTTGGAATCAACGGTGTCTCATGTATAA
- a CDS encoding ABC transporter ATP-binding protein, whose product MEPLFSLQNLTYRYDGGATIFQQFSFSIFSGETVLLTGPNGVGKTTLLHIISGLLDKGELHYQAFYKGNPIQLPDMRAHLSYVTSETVMFSKLTGYENIECFRLLWKLDQQYVRKANELCSLLGMEEMLPLPVDQYSLGTKQKLHIAIALARPVKLYLMDEPFNSLDRLSRDRLAEWIQGDRQHAYLIASHVHQERFPGSRIISLTRPNNEDKIEK is encoded by the coding sequence ATGGAACCGTTATTTTCATTGCAAAACTTGACGTATCGCTATGATGGGGGAGCCACGATTTTTCAGCAGTTCTCATTTTCCATTTTTTCAGGGGAGACCGTGCTTCTCACCGGCCCCAATGGAGTGGGGAAAACGACTCTTTTGCATATTATTTCGGGATTGCTCGATAAAGGAGAGCTGCATTATCAAGCCTTTTATAAAGGCAATCCGATTCAGCTTCCCGACATGCGCGCTCATTTGTCTTATGTGACATCCGAGACTGTCATGTTTTCAAAATTGACGGGTTATGAAAATATCGAATGTTTCCGGCTTTTATGGAAGCTGGATCAACAGTACGTCCGCAAAGCGAACGAATTATGCAGTCTGCTTGGAATGGAGGAGATGCTCCCGCTCCCGGTGGATCAGTATTCATTAGGAACAAAACAAAAACTGCATATTGCGATTGCTTTAGCCCGCCCGGTCAAATTGTATTTGATGGATGAACCGTTCAATTCCCTTGATAGGCTAAGTCGCGATCGGTTGGCGGAGTGGATTCAAGGCGACCGTCAACATGCTTATCTCATTGCTTCTCACGTTCATCAAGAGCGCTTCCCTGGCTCCCGCATAATCTCGCTTACACGTCCAAACAATGAAGACAAAATAGAAAAATGA
- a CDS encoding ABC transporter ATP-binding protein, producing MNGEEIIRFERVTKEYDGTVVLDDVSFAMERGKFYTLLGPSGCGKTTILRLIAGFIEPTEGTIYFHGKPIQNVPPNKRQVNTVFQDYALFPHLDVFENVAFGLRVKKMKETDIREKVRESLRFVNLDGYERRRIQEMSGGQRQRVAIARAIVNEPEVLLLDEPLSALDLKLRTEMQYELRELQRRLGITFIFVTHDQEEALAMSDYIFVLNKGKIQQFGTPKDIYDEPVNRFVADFIGESNILSGRMIDDFLVEFAGKQFACVDRGFAPNEPVDVVIRPEDLELAAPEDGQIVIRVDSLLFRGVHYEICGYDENGNEWLVHSTKKAEVGETVGLRFEPEAIHVMRLEKEDEDA from the coding sequence GTGAACGGGGAAGAGATCATCCGCTTCGAGCGAGTGACGAAGGAATACGACGGAACGGTCGTATTGGATGACGTCAGTTTTGCGATGGAGCGCGGGAAGTTTTATACGCTGCTTGGCCCGTCAGGGTGCGGGAAGACGACGATTTTGCGGCTGATTGCCGGGTTTATCGAACCGACGGAAGGAACGATTTATTTCCACGGGAAGCCGATTCAAAACGTCCCGCCGAACAAGCGGCAAGTCAACACTGTTTTTCAAGACTATGCATTGTTCCCTCATCTCGATGTGTTTGAAAACGTTGCGTTTGGTTTGCGCGTGAAAAAGATGAAAGAAACCGACATTCGCGAGAAAGTGAGGGAATCGCTTCGGTTTGTCAACTTAGACGGCTATGAGCGCCGCCGCATTCAAGAAATGTCCGGCGGTCAGCGCCAGCGCGTCGCGATTGCGCGGGCGATTGTGAATGAGCCAGAAGTTTTGCTCTTGGATGAGCCGCTATCGGCCTTGGATTTGAAGCTGCGCACGGAAATGCAGTACGAACTTCGTGAATTGCAGCGCCGCTTAGGGATTACGTTCATTTTTGTCACGCATGATCAAGAAGAAGCGTTGGCGATGTCCGATTACATTTTTGTTCTAAATAAAGGAAAAATTCAGCAGTTTGGGACGCCGAAAGACATTTACGACGAGCCTGTCAATCGATTCGTCGCCGATTTCATTGGCGAATCGAACATTTTGTCAGGGCGCATGATCGATGATTTCCTCGTCGAATTTGCCGGCAAACAGTTTGCGTGTGTTGACCGCGGCTTCGCGCCAAACGAACCGGTCGATGTCGTCATCCGCCCGGAAGATTTGGAGCTCGCGGCGCCGGAAGACGGGCAGATCGTCATCCGCGTCGATTCGCTCTTATTCCGCGGTGTCCATTATGAAATTTGCGGCTATGACGAAAACGGCAACGAATGGCTTGTTCATTCGACGAAAAAGGCCGAAGTCGGGGAAACGGTCGGCCTTCGTTTTGAACCGGAAGCGATTCACGTCATGCGACTCGAAAAGGAGGATGAGGACGCATGA
- a CDS encoding ABC transporter permease, with protein MTERAWRNWYLIPYGIWLVLFVVAPIVFLVYESFLDLDGHWTLSNYKSVWTPIYLKMMAYSFWYAFLITLVSLLIGYPTAYWLTKTRHKQLWLLLLILPMWVNLLLKVYAFLGLFGTYGLTNALLKALGVGPRQLLFTDFSFVFVSVYIFIPFMVLPIFNALEELPPSLVDAARDLGASAWTTFRRVVFPLTLGGVKAGCQAVFIPALSLFMITRLIAGNRVITLGTAIEQHFLVTQNWGMGATIAVVLMIAMAVIVVLTGSGRKEGSR; from the coding sequence ATGACGGAACGGGCGTGGCGGAACTGGTATTTAATCCCTTATGGCATTTGGCTTGTGCTGTTTGTCGTGGCCCCGATTGTCTTTTTGGTGTATGAATCGTTTTTGGATCTTGACGGCCATTGGACGTTGTCCAACTACAAATCCGTGTGGACGCCCATTTATTTGAAAATGATGGCGTATTCGTTTTGGTATGCGTTTTTAATCACGCTTGTGTCGCTGCTCATCGGCTATCCGACCGCCTATTGGCTGACGAAGACGCGGCACAAGCAGCTATGGCTGTTGTTGCTTATTTTGCCGATGTGGGTGAATTTGCTGCTGAAGGTGTATGCGTTTTTAGGGCTGTTCGGCACGTACGGGCTGACCAACGCTTTGTTGAAAGCGCTGGGCGTTGGGCCGCGGCAGCTGTTGTTCACCGATTTCAGTTTTGTCTTTGTGTCGGTGTACATTTTTATTCCGTTTATGGTGCTGCCGATTTTCAACGCGCTGGAGGAGCTGCCGCCATCGCTTGTCGATGCCGCCCGCGATTTGGGCGCTTCGGCTTGGACGACGTTCCGCCGCGTCGTCTTCCCGCTCACGCTTGGCGGGGTGAAGGCCGGCTGCCAGGCGGTGTTTATCCCGGCGTTGTCGCTGTTTATGATTACGCGCCTCATTGCGGGCAACCGCGTCATTACGCTCGGCACGGCCATTGAGCAGCATTTTCTTGTCACCCAAAACTGGGGGATGGGGGCGACGATCGCGGTTGTGTTAATGATCGCGATGGCGGTCATCGTCGTCCTGACAGGAAGCGGAAGAAAAGAGGGAAGCCGATGA
- a CDS encoding ABC transporter permease yields MKRTHWWGRVYLLAVFAVMYTPIVYLMYYSFNSGGTMHDFQSFTFKWYRDVLSDDRLLIIVLNTIVIALLSAAVATILGVIGALAVYYVKRQRTKNALLALNNVLIVSPDVIIGASFLLLFTIAGIKLGFTSVLLSHIAFSVPIVVLMVLPKLEEMSPTLIDAARDLGASHWQVLSGVVLPFLAPSIWAGFFMALTYSLDDFAVTFFVTGNGFSTLSVEIYSRARQGISLSINALSTLLFLFTMLLVIGYYVLSRKGGRLYGIGGRK; encoded by the coding sequence ATGAAACGGACGCATTGGTGGGGACGTGTGTACCTGTTAGCCGTGTTTGCTGTGATGTATACGCCGATTGTGTATTTGATGTATTATTCGTTCAACAGCGGCGGGACGATGCACGATTTTCAATCGTTCACGTTTAAATGGTACCGCGACGTGCTGTCCGACGACCGCTTGCTCATCATCGTTTTGAATACAATCGTCATTGCGCTGTTGTCGGCGGCGGTTGCGACGATACTTGGGGTCATCGGGGCGCTCGCCGTTTACTATGTCAAGCGGCAACGGACGAAAAACGCTCTTCTCGCCCTCAACAACGTGCTGATCGTCAGCCCCGATGTCATCATCGGCGCTTCGTTTTTGCTGCTGTTTACAATCGCTGGCATCAAGCTCGGCTTTACGTCCGTGCTGTTGTCTCACATTGCTTTTAGCGTGCCGATTGTCGTGTTAATGGTGCTGCCGAAACTCGAGGAAATGAGCCCGACGCTGATTGATGCGGCTAGAGATTTAGGAGCCAGTCATTGGCAAGTGCTGTCCGGTGTGGTGCTGCCGTTTTTGGCTCCGAGCATATGGGCGGGCTTTTTCATGGCGCTTACGTATTCGCTCGATGACTTTGCCGTGACCTTTTTTGTCACGGGAAATGGGTTCTCGACGCTGTCCGTGGAAATTTATTCGCGGGCGCGCCAAGGCATTTCCTTGTCAATCAACGCATTGTCGACGCTTCTGTTTTTATTTACCATGCTGCTCGTCATCGGCTATTACGTGCTCAGCCGAAAAGGCGGCCGCTTGTACGGGATAGGGGGGCGAAAGTAG